The proteins below are encoded in one region of Belonocnema kinseyi isolate 2016_QV_RU_SX_M_011 chromosome 1, B_treatae_v1, whole genome shotgun sequence:
- the LOC117178109 gene encoding uncharacterized protein LOC117178109, which produces MVPESWLRFGVQLRDFASLITSELYGIFCALKYLMERKRRDAVIFSDSLSALTNIRNRRFNHACHPLARLTGNRIAAAARSGVKVSLVWVPAHVGLLGNEQADEVARSASRLPFVVRRENPMADLRLVYQRDVRDWSLLW; this is translated from the coding sequence ATGGTTCCGGAATCCTGGCTGAGGTTTGGAGTGCAATTGAGGGATTTCGCTTCTCTAATAACGAGCGAACTATACGGCATATTCTGTGCCCTTAAATACCTAATGGAGAGGAAGCGACGAGATGCCGTTATCTTCTCTGATTCTCTTTCTGCTCTAACTAATATAAGGAACAGACGTTTTAATCATGCATGCCATCCACTTGCAAGGCTTACAGGAAATCGAATAGCCGCGGCTGCGCGATCGGGTGTCAAAGTCAGTCTTGTATGGGTTCCAGCACATGTGGGATTATTGGGGAACGAACAGGCTGATGAGGTTGCGAGGTCGGCATCTAGACTTCCATTCGTTGTTCGCAGAGAAAATCCGATGGCTGATCTTCGTCTGGTCTATCAACGGGACGTTAGGGACTGGTCCTTGTTATGGTAG